A single Argentina anserina chromosome 7, drPotAnse1.1, whole genome shotgun sequence DNA region contains:
- the LOC126803372 gene encoding autophagy-related protein 8f-like, whose translation MTKSTFKQAHEFEKRRAEASRIREKYPDRIPVIVERAERSDIPNIDKKKYLVPADLTVGQFVYVIRKRIKLSAEKAIFIFVDNVLPPTGAVMSTIYDDKKDGDGFLYVSYSGENTFG comes from the exons atgacaaaaagCACCTTCAAGCAAGCACATGAGTTTG AGAAGAGGCGTGCTGAGGCTTCGAGGATCAGAGAAAAGTACCCTGATAGAATTCCA GTGATTGTGGAGAGGGCAGAGAGAAGCGATATTCCCAACATTGACAAGAAAAA ATACCTAGTACCAGCTGATCTAACTGTTGGTCAATTTGTCTATGTCATCCGCAAGAGGATCAAACTGAGTGCAGAAAAGGccatcttcatatttgtggACAATGTTCTCCCACCTACAG GAGCTGTAATGTCTACTATCTATGATGACAAGAAGGATGGCGATGGATTTCTGTATGTTTCATACAGTGGTGAAAACACATTTGGGTAG